A single region of the Nocardioides aurantiacus genome encodes:
- a CDS encoding DLW-39 family protein, with the protein MKKILVLALTGAAALFAKHKLDEGKNEQDLWREATDPVRKA; encoded by the coding sequence ATGAAGAAGATCCTCGTGCTCGCGCTCACCGGCGCCGCAGCACTGTTCGCCAAGCACAAGCTCGACGAGGGCAAGAACGAGCAGGACCTCTGGCGCGAGGCGACGGACCCGGTCCGCAAGGCCTGA